In Penicillium oxalicum strain HP7-1 chromosome VII, whole genome shotgun sequence, one DNA window encodes the following:
- a CDS encoding 60S ribosomal protein L37: MTKGTSSFGKRHNKTHTLCRRCGKRSFHIQKSTCANCGYPAAKTRKFNWSEKAKRRKTTGSGRMRSLRDVHRRFTNGFQVGTPKGARGPQSS; this comes from the exons ATGA CCAAGGGTACCTCAAGCTTCGGCAAGCGCCACAACAAGACTCACACCTTGTGCCGTCGTTGTG GCAAGCGGTCTTTCCACATCCAGAAGTCGACCTGCGCCAACTGCGGCTACCCTGCTGCTAAGACCCGCAAGT TCAACTGGagcgagaaggccaagcgCCGCAAGACCACTGGCTCCGGCCGCATGCGCTCTCTCCGCGACGTCCACCGCCGCTTCACGAACGGCTTCCAAGTCGGTACCCCCAAGGGCGCCCGTGGCCCCCAGAGCTCCTAA
- a CDS encoding Pre-mRNA-splicing factor slu7, with amino-acid sequence MSSRKPADVAAKERNEYIPSFISKKPFYVEDETNDDYLEHQRLQKKSQDQSKWYDRGKRAGPAATKYRKGACENCGAMTHKTKECLSRPRKHGAKWTGKDIQADEVVQNVDLGWDAKRDRWNGYDASEYRQVIDEYEELESLKRAAKEGADLKKLQDEDGGEDAEDEDLRYAEESDMGRQQSTATRNLRIREDTAKYLLNLDLDSAKYDPKTRRMVDMGAQEDQASALVAEENFIRASGDAAEFEKAQRYAWDAQEAGKAKIHLQANPTSGEFLRKKEKDETEAKRKAERKALLEKYGGNEHLGATPLRDTMVIENERFVEYDESGAIKGAPKKATKSKYAEDVMVNNHTSVWGSWWHEFKWGYACCYSTVKNSYCTGEDGREAFRQEGNMLLMPEADDDAGDLPPVQGHDDQPPSSNQHKKRTLDEIKSGITEEELESYKRSRLAADDPMAKFIGNLQEDN; translated from the coding sequence ATGTCGTCACGAAAGCCCGCAGATGTTGCAGCCAAGGAGCGCAACGAATATATCCCATCGTTCATCTCAAAAAAGCCCTTCTACGTCGAAGACGAAACAAATGACGACTATCTTGAGCATCAGCGTCTTCAAAAGAAATCTCAAGACCAGTCCAAATGGTATGACCGGGGGAAGCGCGCGGGACCAGCTGCAACCAAGTATCGCAAGGGTGCTTGCGAGAATTGTGGTGCGATGACCCATAAAACCAAGGAATGTCTCAGCCGACCACGCAAGCACGGTGCAAAATGGACCGGCAAGGATATTCAGGCGGACGAGGTGGTTCAGAATGTGGATTTGGGATGGGATGCGAAGAGGGACAGATGGAACGGATACGACGCGAGCGAATATCGCCAGGTCATCGATGAATACGAGGAACTTGAGTCTTTGAAGCGAGCTGCCAAGGAAGGAGCCGATCTCAAGAAGTTGCAGGACGAGGATGGTGGAGAAGAcgccgaggacgaagatCTCCGATATGCTGAAGAGTCCGACATGGGTCGACAGCAGAGCACTGCGACACGAAACCTCCGTATTCGTGAAGATACGGCAAAATATCTTTTGAATTTGGACCTGGACTCTGCGAAATATGACCCCAAGACTCGACGAATGGTGGATATGGGTGCTCAGGAAGATCAAGCTTCTGCGCTGGTAGCGGAAGAGAACTTTATCCGTGCTTCAGGCGACGCCGCCGAGTTTGAGAAAGCCCAGCGCTACGCTTGGGACGCTCAAGAAGCAGGAAAAGCCAAGATCCATCTACAGGCTAATCCCACGTCTGGGGAATTCTtacgcaagaaagagaaggacGAAACTGAGGCCAAACGCAAGGCTGAGCGGAAAGCTCTTCTGGAGAAATATGGAGGGAACGAGCATCTTGGTGCCACTCCGCTACGTGACACCATGGTCATTGAGAATGAGCGCTTCGTGGAGTATGATGAATCTGGTGCAATTAAAGGGGCGCCCAAAAAGGCCACCAAGTCGAAGTACGCCGAAGACGTCATGGTCAACAACCACACATCGGTCTGGGGCAGCTGGTGGCACGAGTTCAAGTGGGGCTACGCCTGCTGTTACTCAACTGTCAAAAACAGCTACTGCACTGGCGAGGATGGAAGGGAGGCTTTTCGTCAGGAAGGCAACATGTTATTGATGCCGGAAGCAGATGACGATGCTGGAGATCTTCCTCCCGTTCAGGGGCACGATGACCAGCCTCCGTCGTCAAATCAGCATAAGAAACGCACCTTGGATGAGATCAAATCAGGCATCACAGAGGAAGAGCTCGAGTCCTATAAGCGAAGCCGACTAGCTGCCGATGATCCCATGGCAAAGTTTATCGGAAATCTTCAAGAGGACAACTGA
- a CDS encoding DNA polymerase zeta catalytic subunit produces the protein MEPFRVRLNCIDHYQATASELDPPLPFRDGATENDFRPKVPVIRVFGATETGQKISVHVHGAFPYLYIEYNGSLETDAVNSAIRTLHLSIDHALAVSYRRNAHDKKFAYVAHITLVKGIPFYGYHVGYRTFFKIYLLNPFYMTRLADLLHQGAVMKRPLQPYESHLQYIPQWMCDYNLYGCGYMNCRNVKFRAPVPDYLELSNLNHRWHDRSIEPESIIDDPALQKQSHCALEVDICVQDILNRAEIKERHLHHDFTELLRPAALSERLVPSVAGLWQDETERRKKRMGIKDPKSTPFGPEDLISMSADPRNQSKGGWVHEEEFRQLALKIADDERADDNGRDTSFETFLGPDADKGDIKTALSSVQDFYPDRIVNSSMRPPHVTSYGTGHPSAHISVDENLASQISEDSASDGQLSENSMNSGGISKGLRQSGQDTPGVDPGESFYEGVFDEVPQFDNAEVQEDTNIGYSVSEPGQLGHKTKCSPGNANSDCRQARGECLANLKRSCTELSGDASLKKKPRFWINAGGRGAEENLTSSNCHVQTLSHPSQPEIGMEPAAYSSTSSSQRTIRPPKAMPLVHNSRLNFPVVKDPNDPMTILRFSQDDGSHLLKKATSSQGPQSSQPLGSVNSANQGVGSEDSSLHLSAPSSARKDVQLLDPHVLELASSVYGAFGFRRDSILYLPKLAGPSSNDVSTTIGYSGRPSVIYQQAFYGDESDVPEKPRQYAGREFRLGSDTIHFLPDFDVSGNTLAFGEQQACALLDREKQESLDRNLRETCTARVWEFAGAPPSRAEVVEWFNQMEASICSAKARTSTPMKPNSGSIKTMEALSQIEGPTQQNPFGFKYSQKAQKTSVEHQSQYMSIMSLEVHVNTRGKLSPNPDEDEISCVFWGLQSEDEDIEANSYLPNVHVGMIHQGEEDRSEVKFSKALNIEVEHETTELDLINRLIDIVRHHDPDIITGYEVHNGSWGYVIERARKKYDFDLCAELSRVKSQSKSKFGKDDDRWGFEHASSVQMTGRHMINIWRAMRGEITLLQYSMENVVFHLLQRRIPHYSAKNLTEWYTSGKPRNILKVIEYFTSRVQLNLEIIGANELIPRTSEQARLLGIDFYSVFARGSQFKVESLMFRIAKPENFLLVSPSRKQVGQQNALECLPLVMEPQSDFYTSPLLVLDFQSLYPSVMIAYNYCYSTFLGRAVQWRGRDKMGFMDYNRQPRLLELLKDKINIAPNGMIYAKQEVRQSLLAKMLTEILETRIMVKTGMKADKDDKILQRLLNNRQLALKLIANVTYGYTSASFSGRMPCSEIADSIVQSGRETLEKAIAFIHSVERWGAEVVYGDTDSLFVYLKGRTRDQAFDIGEEIAQAVTDMNPRPIKLKFEKVYHPCVLLAKKRYVGFKYEHRNQTEPEFDAKGIETVRRDGTPAEQKIEEKALKLLFRTSDLSQVKSYFQRQCSKIMQGRVSIQDFCFAREVRLGTYSDRGTLPAGALLSTKRMLEDPRLEPQYGERVPYVVVTGAPGSRLIDRCVAPETLLHDAQLDLDAEYYITKNLIPPLERIFNLVGANVRQWYDEMPKVQRVRRVDATSSASTCAHGDSVIAKKTLESYMRSSSCMVCRAKLMDAAVPLCSECLQQPQLALLNVMSKLQESEKRVKALEKVCRSCMGVSPGDTVACDSMDCPVFYSRTRATAGLRHTKAVLDPVRQLLEQTGDAGFSW, from the exons ATGGAGCCCTTTCGCGTTCGTCTCAACTGCATCGACCACTATCAAGCGACGGCCTCGGAATTGGATCCTCCTTTGCCCTTTCGGGATGGAGCCACAGAGAATGATTTCAGGCCAAAGGTGCCAGTGATTCGAGTATTTGGTGCAACTGAGACCGGCCAGAAAATCAGTGTGCATGTGCATGGTGCATTTCCTTACCTGTACATCGAGTACAATGGGTCATTGGAAACTGATGCAG TGAATTCTGCGATTCGGACCTTACATCTCTCAATCGATCACGCTTTGGCAGTAAGCTACCGTCGCAATGCCCACGACAAAAAATTTGCATATGTCGCTCATATTACACTTGTAAAAGGAATCCCATTCTACGGTTATCACGTTGGATACCGGACCTTCTTCAAGATTTACCTACTCAATCCATTCTACATGACCCGTTTAGCGGATCTGCTGCACCAGGGTGCTGTGATGAAACGGCCTCTTCAGCCATATGAGAGCCACCTGCAATACATTCCGCAATGGATGTGTGACTACAACTTGTATGGATGTGGATACATGAATTGCAGAAATGTCAAATTCAGGGCTCCAGTTCCGGACTACCTGGAGCTAAGCAATCTCAACCATCGATGGCATGACCGCTCCATCGAACCAGAAAGCATTATCGATGACCCTGCCCTGCAGAAACAAAGTCATTGCGCTTTAGAGGTCGACATCTGCGTTCAAGACATCCTCAATCGAGCTGAGATCAAGGAGCGTCACTTGCATCACGATTTCACCGAACTATTGAGACCGGCAGCGCTGAGCGAACGTCTGGTTCCAAGTGTTGCTGGACTCTGGCaagatgagaccgagagACGCAAGAAGCGTATGGGGATCAAAGACCCTAAAAGCACGCCCTTCGGCCCTGAGGATCTGATTTCTATGTCTGCCGACCCTCGGAATCAATCCAAGGGAGGCTGGGTCCACGAGGAAGAATTCCGTCAATTGGCGCTCAAGATTGCCGACGACGAAAGAGCCGATGATAATGGAAGGGATACCTCTTTTGAGACATTTCTTGGTCCTGACGCGGACAAAGGCGATATCAAGACGGCTTTGAGCAGCGTGCAAGACTTCTATCCTGATAGGATTGTCAATTCGAGTATGCGCCCACCGCATGTCACCTCTTACGGAACTGGGCACCCTTCCGCCCATATCTCGGTCGACGAAAATCTTGCATCTCAAATAAGCGAGGATTCTGCCTCAGATGGGCAGCTCTCTGAAAATTCAATGAACAGTGGTGGTATAAGTAAGGGCCTACGGCAATCAGGGCAAGACACACCGGGCGTTGATCCTGGGGAGAGCTTTTACGAAGGTGTATTTGACGAGGTTCCGCAATTTGACAATGCGGAGGTTCAAGAAGATACAAATATTGGATACTCGGTTTCCGAGCCCGGCCAGTTAGGACACAAGACCAAATGTTCTCCCGGCAATGCAAACTCAGATTGCAGGCAAGCGCGAGGGGAGTGCTTGGCCAATTTGAAAAGGTCATGCACAGAGCTCAGCGGCGATGCCAgtctgaagaagaagccaaggTTCTGGATCAATGCAGGCGGCCGAGGCGCCGAGGAGAATCTCACATCCAGCAACTGTCATGTCCAAACTCTTAGCCATCCCAGTCAACCTGAAATAGGCATGGAACCTGCAGCGTATTCTTCCACGTCGTCTTCTCAGCGAACAATACGTCCTCCAAAGGCAATGCCCCTCGTTCACAACAGCAGATTGAACTTTCCAGTCGTGAAGGACCCAAATGACCCAATGACAATCTTACGCTTTAGCCAAGATGATGGGTCGCATCTTTTGAAAAAAGCCACCAGTTCCCAGGGTCCGCAATCATCACAACCTTTGGGCTCAGTGAATAGTGCAAATCAAGGCGTTGGAAGCGAAGATTCTTCATTGCATCTCAGTGCCCCCTCGAGCGCGCGCAAAGACGTTCAACTGCTCGATCCGCACGTCTTAGAGTTGGCGTCGTCTGTTTACGGTGCCTTTGGATTTCGGCGAGACTCAATCCTGTATCTGCCCAAGCTTGCCGGTCCAAGCTCTAATGATGTATCAACAACCATTGGATACTCGGGTCGTCCATCAGTGATCTACCAGCAGGCATTTTACGGTGACGAGAGCGACGTACCTGAGAAGCCCAGGCAGTATGCGGGTCGAGAATTTCGCTTGGGGAGCGACACTATCCACTTTCTACCAGACTTTGATGTTTCGGGGAACACCCTCGCTTTTGGCGAGCAACAAGCCTGCGCACTTCTTGATCGAGAAAAGCAGGAAAGTCTTGATCGCAATCTCCGAGAAACGTGCACTGCGAGAGTATGGGAATTCGCCGGCGCGCCGCCAAGTCGAGCTGAGGTGGTTGAGTGGTTCAACCAAATGGAGGCATCTATATGCTCCGCCAAAGCGAGGACCAGCACGCCTATGAAACCTAATTCTGGTTCTATCAAGACCATGGAAGCGCTGTCACAGATCGAGGGCCCCACTCAGCAAAACCCCTTCGGCTTCAAGTACTCACAAAAGGCTCAGAAGACGAGCGTGGAGCATCAATCTCAGTACATGAGCATTATGAGTTTGGAAGTCCACGTAAACACTCGAGGAAAACTGTCGCCCAATcccgacgaagatgaaatcTCGTGTGTCTTCTGGGGCTTGCAGTCAGAAGATGAGGATATCGAAGCCAACAGTTATCTCCCGAATGTCCATGTGGGAATGATTCAtcaaggtgaagaagacagGTCTGAAGTCAAATTTTCCAAGGCGCTGAATATCGAGGTTGAGCATGAAACCACCGAGCTTGACCTCATCAATCGATTGATCGACATTGTTCGCCACCATGATCCTGACATTATCACGGGCTACGAAGTCCACAATGGTTCCTGGGGATATGTGATTGAGCGGGCGCGAAAGAAGTATGACTTCGACCTCTGTGCGGAGCTATCGCGAGTCAAATCGCAATCGAAATCAAAGTTCGGCAAAGACGACGACCGGTGGGGATTCGAGCACGCTTCCTCGGTCCAAATGACCGGTCGACACATGATCAACATATGGCGAGCAATGCGAGGCGAGATAACGCTACTACAGTATTCCATGGAAAATGTGGTCTTCCATCTCTTACAGCGCCGCATCCCGCATTATTCAGCGAAAAATCTAACGGAATGGTATACGAGCGGCAAACCTCGCAACATCCTCAAGGTCATAGAGTACTTCACGTCACGTGTTCAATTGAATCTGGAAATCATCGGGGCCAACGAATTGATTCCGCGGACGAGCGAACAAGCAAGACTACTTGGTATCGATTTCTACTCTGTTTTTGCCCGGGGGTCGCAGTTCAAAGTCGAATCCTTAATGTTTCGGATTGCGAAGCCAGAGAACTTTTTGCTGGTATCTCCGAGCAGGAAGCAAGTCGGACAACAGAATGCGCTGGAATGTTTGCCTCTGGTAATGGAGCCGCAGAGTGATTTCTACACGAGTCCCCTTCTGGTTCTTGATTTCCAGTCATTGTACCCCAGTGTGATGATTGCCTACAATTATTGCTACTCAACGTTTCTTGGCCGTGCTGTTCAGTGGCGCGGCAGAGACAAAATGGGCTTTATGGACTACAACCGACAACCGCGACTGCTTGAGCTTTTGAAAGACAAGATCAACATTGCTCCAAATGGTATGATCTACGCGAAGCAGGAAGTCCGTCAATCTCTACTTGCGAAAATGCTTACAGAGATCCTGGAAACACGTATCATGGTTAAGACTGGTATGAAGGCCGACAAAGACGACAAGATTTTACAGCGATTGCTCAACAATCGACAATTAGCACTCAAGTTGATTGCCAATGTCACATACGGCTACACGTCTGCTTCGTTCTCCGGGCGGATGCCGTGCTCGGAGATTGCGGACAGCATCGTTCAATCTGGGCGGGAGACCCTGGAAAAAGCGATTGCCTTTATTCATTCTGTCGAGCGATGGGGTGCTGAGGTTGTTTACGGAGACACAGACAGTCTTTTCGTTTACCTCAAAGGTCGCACACGTGATCAAGCTTTTGATATCGGCGAGGAAATTGCACAAGCAGTGACGGACATGAATCCGCGACCCATCAAATTGAAGTTTGAAAAGGTCTATCACCCTTGTGTGTTATTGGCAAAAAAGCGATACGTCGGTTTCAAATACGAGCATCGCAATCAGACCGAGCCTGAATTTGATGCCAAGGGGATTGAGACTGTGCGACGGGATGGAACGCCAGCCGAGCagaagattgaagagaaggCTCTGAAGCTTTTGTTTCGTACGTCTGACCTCAGCCAGGTGAAATCTTATTTCCAACGCCAATGTAGCAAAATCATGCAGGGTCGAGTTTCCATCCAAGATTTCTGCTTTGCGCGAGAGGTTCGTCTTGGCACATACAGCGATCGCGGCACCCTCCCTGCTGGCGCACTACTCAGCACGAAGCGCATGTTGGAGGATCCTCGATTGGAGCCTCAATACGGCGAGCGTGTGCCATACGTTGTGGTCACAGGAGCACCTGGGTCGAGACTTATTGACCGATGTGTTGCACCGGAGACACTTCTACATGATGCAcagcttgaccttgatgCCGAATATTACATCACAAAGAACTTGATTCCGCCTCTCGAGCGCATCTTCAACCTCGTGGGAGCCAATGTACGGCAATGGTACGATGAGATGCCCAAAGTACAAAGAGTCCGGCGTGTTGACGCCACATCGTCCGCCTCCACTTGCGCTCACGGGGACAGTGTCATCGCAAAGAAGACTTTGGAATCTTACATGCGATCTTCCTCATGCATGGTCTGTCGGGCCAAGCTCATGGATGCTGCTGTGCCTTTGTGCTCTGAATGTTTGCAACAGCCACAGCTAGCTCTTCTGAATGTCATGTCCAAGCTCCAAGAATCTGAAAAGCGAGTGAAAGCATTGGAAAAGGTATGCCGATCTTGCATGGGTGTATCACCTGGCGACACAGTTGCTTGCGATAGTATGGATTGCCCTGTCTTTTACTCGCGAACCCGAGCTACCGCAGGATTGCGACACACGAAGGCCGTCCTGGACCCTGTGAGGCAGTTACTGGAACAGACCGGAGATGCTGGCTTCAGCTGGTGA